A genomic segment from Paenibacillus sp. FSL K6-1096 encodes:
- a CDS encoding ATPase, T2SS/T4P/T4SS family has translation MAIMKKRLGDLLVENGIISQEQLDEALVEQRKTKRKLGDLLITQGYITEQQLIEVLEFQLGIPHVSLFKYQIDPAITQIIPESMAKRYQVLPFMKEGSKLMVAMADPLDYFAIEDLRMSTGFRIEPAISSRDELTRAIARHYGMRDSMSQMMVELPTQEEIEETEITDEDSPIVRLVNQMIQQAVSLRASDIHVDPGENNLSIRYRIDGTLRTERMIPKQMQGFITARLKIMARLNIAERRLPQDGRIKMQFDYKMVDIRVSSLPTMHGEKIVLRLLDLSTGVKSVDTLGFSERNADAFRDMISKPYGILLITGPTGSGKSTTLYSALSQLNTEDANIITIEDPVEYQLEGVNQVHVNPAIGLTFAAGLRSILRQDPNIVMVGEIRDTETAEIAVRASLTGHLVLSTLHTNDAISTIYRLRDMGVEPYLIASSLLGIVAQRLVRKICPDCKEEHKPTEQESIILRRYGLPAGVIYRGRGCGNCNNTGYRGRIAIHEVLTINDHLRQLITDSASIEELRAAGKEQGMVQLMEDGFNKVSKGITTLQEVMRETVSH, from the coding sequence ATGGCTATCATGAAAAAGAGACTGGGAGATTTGCTGGTCGAAAATGGAATTATCTCTCAAGAACAGCTTGATGAAGCGTTGGTAGAGCAACGGAAAACTAAACGCAAGCTTGGGGACCTTCTAATTACTCAAGGGTATATTACAGAGCAGCAGCTCATTGAAGTGCTGGAATTTCAACTGGGCATTCCTCATGTGAGCTTGTTTAAATATCAGATCGACCCTGCGATTACGCAGATTATTCCTGAGAGTATGGCTAAGCGCTATCAAGTGCTCCCATTCATGAAGGAAGGCAGCAAGCTGATGGTAGCCATGGCAGATCCCTTAGACTACTTCGCTATCGAGGATCTGCGTATGAGTACCGGATTCAGGATCGAGCCGGCAATCTCCAGCCGGGACGAATTGACCAGAGCGATAGCCCGCCACTATGGTATGCGGGACTCTATGAGCCAGATGATGGTCGAGCTCCCTACTCAGGAGGAAATAGAAGAAACAGAGATTACGGATGAAGACTCGCCGATTGTGCGGCTGGTCAACCAGATGATTCAGCAGGCAGTTTCCTTGCGGGCATCCGATATCCATGTTGACCCGGGGGAGAATAATCTCTCCATTCGTTACCGGATCGATGGGACCTTGCGTACTGAACGGATGATTCCCAAGCAAATGCAGGGCTTCATTACCGCCAGACTTAAGATAATGGCCCGGTTGAATATCGCTGAACGCCGCTTACCTCAGGATGGCCGGATCAAAATGCAATTCGACTACAAAATGGTTGATATACGTGTATCTTCCCTGCCAACCATGCATGGAGAGAAGATTGTATTGCGGCTGCTGGATCTAAGCACTGGAGTGAAATCTGTTGACACGCTGGGGTTCAGTGAGAGGAATGCAGATGCCTTCAGGGACATGATTAGCAAGCCTTACGGAATACTGCTGATTACCGGTCCGACCGGCAGCGGGAAGTCGACAACCCTATACTCTGCCTTGAGTCAATTGAATACTGAGGATGCAAATATTATTACGATTGAAGATCCGGTGGAATATCAGCTTGAGGGTGTTAATCAGGTGCATGTGAATCCGGCAATTGGGCTAACCTTTGCAGCGGGCTTGCGTTCAATTCTTCGGCAGGACCCCAATATTGTAATGGTAGGGGAGATCCGCGACACTGAAACAGCAGAAATTGCTGTGCGTGCTTCACTTACAGGACATCTTGTCTTGTCAACATTACATACCAATGATGCAATCAGCACGATTTACAGGTTGCGAGATATGGGGGTAGAGCCCTATTTAATAGCATCATCGTTGCTAGGGATTGTCGCTCAGCGGCTGGTGCGCAAAATTTGCCCGGATTGTAAAGAAGAGCATAAGCCGACAGAGCAGGAGTCGATCATTCTCAGACGCTATGGTCTGCCTGCTGGAGTTATTTACCGCGGGAGAGGTTGTGGTAACTGTAATAATACAGGATACCGTGGACGAATTGCCATTCATGAGGTGTTGACCATCAATGATCATCTGCGGCAGCTTATCACCGATTCAGCATCCATCGAAGAACTGCGGGCAGCCGGTAAAGAACAGGGTATGGTCCAACTGATGGAGGACGGGTTCAATAAAGTATCCAAAGGAATTACAACCTTGCAGGAAGTCATGCGTGAGACCGTATCGCATTAG
- a CDS encoding type IV pilus twitching motility protein PilT translates to MPLFKREIVQLLHMAYTSKASDLHISVGSPPVIRIDGMLHFLEGENITPEEAVRMAEGLLGRDKIEIFHSLGEMDFSYPLDNGVRYRVNVYKQRGEVSIAARAIPVEIPTLEQLSLPSILSGLAMKPQGLILVTGPTGSGKSSTLAAMLNDINRTQRKHIVTLEDPIEFLHTHGTSLIDQREVGSDTGSFASGLRAALRQDPDVILVGEMRDLETISAAVTAAETGHLVMATLHTTDAPQTIDRIIDTFPGHQQGQIRSQLASVLLAVLSQRLFPRASGRGRLSATELLINTPAVANLIRTEKTHQLKNVMQTGRSLGMHTLEMNIREYLQQGLINPESARAYLTEVGS, encoded by the coding sequence ATGCCATTATTCAAACGTGAAATTGTCCAACTTCTCCACATGGCCTATACTTCCAAAGCTTCAGACCTGCATATATCTGTAGGTTCTCCGCCTGTTATACGGATAGACGGCATGCTCCATTTCCTGGAGGGAGAGAATATTACGCCTGAAGAAGCTGTAAGGATGGCGGAAGGCCTGCTTGGCAGGGACAAGATTGAAATTTTCCATAGCCTCGGGGAAATGGACTTCTCTTATCCTCTGGATAACGGAGTTAGATACCGGGTGAATGTGTACAAGCAAAGAGGGGAAGTCAGCATCGCGGCACGGGCAATTCCTGTAGAAATTCCAACTCTGGAACAGTTATCATTGCCTTCCATTCTGTCTGGTCTTGCTATGAAGCCTCAGGGGCTGATCTTAGTCACCGGCCCAACCGGCAGCGGGAAGTCTTCCACACTTGCCGCCATGCTGAATGATATCAACAGGACACAACGTAAACATATTGTGACGCTTGAGGACCCCATAGAATTTCTGCATACTCACGGTACCAGCCTGATCGATCAGCGTGAGGTTGGAAGTGATACCGGCAGCTTCGCCAGCGGATTACGGGCTGCACTGCGGCAGGACCCGGATGTCATTCTGGTTGGTGAGATGCGTGACCTGGAGACGATATCGGCAGCAGTTACAGCTGCGGAGACAGGACACCTTGTGATGGCTACACTGCATACAACGGATGCTCCACAGACCATTGACCGGATCATTGATACTTTCCCTGGGCATCAGCAGGGTCAGATTCGTTCCCAGCTCGCTTCGGTGCTGCTGGCAGTGCTCTCGCAGCGCTTGTTCCCGCGGGCGTCCGGCCGGGGGCGGCTAAGTGCAACCGAACTGCTCATCAATACGCCGGCTGTTGCGAATCTGATTCGTACCGAGAAGACCCATCAGCTCAAAAATGTTATGCAGACTGGTCGTTCCCTTGGCATGCATACGCTTGAGATGAATATTCGCGAATATTTGCAGCAAGGCCTAATTAATCCGGAATCCGCCAGGGCCTACCTCACGGAGGTGGGAAGCTGA
- a CDS encoding type II secretion system F family protein, with the protein MPQFEYQVKTHAGKQLKGKLTATDKAIAMEELRKRGLTVFSLVERKTTILSMEIYIGNPVKTIQFIIYCRQFATLMRAGVSIVEATRILAEQTESKPLRKALLDVNSSLLRGTAFSQAIQDHKKIFPPLFVSMIRAGEETGDLEGTLERLAVYFEKQHTTTEKIKSALTYPITVGIMAIAAVVYLLWAIVPQFVSMFESMNAELPAITKMVLALSTSIQGQWYIWLLVIILFIIAHQLVKRTERGAYALDYAKLKIPVFGKLNQKGSIAQFTRTFSSLYASSVPILQSLSIVEEVAGNKVIGGYIRKASDSLRQGKPLSEPLKKAWVFPPLVTQMIAIGEETGALDQMLAKVADFYEMDVENTVDRLKSLLEPLLIAFLAGVVGIIVASIMLPMFSIYGNI; encoded by the coding sequence ATGCCGCAATTTGAATACCAGGTGAAGACCCATGCAGGCAAACAACTGAAGGGGAAGCTCACTGCCACGGACAAGGCCATAGCGATGGAGGAGCTCCGAAAGCGCGGACTGACCGTATTCTCGCTTGTAGAACGAAAAACTACTATCCTGTCGATGGAGATATACATAGGAAATCCGGTTAAGACCATTCAGTTCATTATTTATTGCCGCCAATTCGCCACACTGATGCGGGCTGGTGTGTCCATAGTGGAAGCTACCCGAATCTTGGCTGAACAGACGGAAAGCAAGCCTCTACGTAAGGCTCTGCTGGATGTGAACTCCAGTCTGTTAAGAGGAACTGCGTTCTCGCAGGCGATTCAGGATCATAAGAAGATCTTCCCTCCTCTATTTGTCAGTATGATTCGTGCCGGTGAGGAGACGGGGGATCTGGAGGGAACGCTTGAGCGGTTGGCTGTCTACTTCGAGAAGCAGCATACGACCACTGAGAAGATCAAATCAGCGCTTACCTATCCAATTACCGTTGGAATTATGGCAATCGCGGCTGTGGTATATCTTCTCTGGGCAATTGTACCTCAGTTCGTCAGCATGTTTGAATCTATGAACGCTGAGTTGCCTGCAATAACCAAGATGGTGCTTGCACTAAGTACAAGCATTCAGGGACAGTGGTATATTTGGCTCCTGGTCATTATTCTGTTTATCATTGCTCATCAGTTAGTCAAAAGGACCGAGCGCGGAGCCTATGCGCTTGATTATGCCAAGCTCAAGATTCCCGTGTTCGGCAAGCTTAACCAAAAAGGCTCTATTGCACAATTTACACGCACGTTCTCTTCACTGTATGCGAGCTCGGTACCCATTCTTCAATCCTTGTCGATTGTGGAGGAAGTTGCAGGAAACAAGGTGATTGGTGGATACATCCGTAAGGCCAGTGATTCCCTCCGCCAAGGTAAGCCATTATCTGAGCCCTTGAAGAAAGCATGGGTCTTTCCGCCGCTCGTTACACAAATGATAGCCATTGGTGAAGAGACAGGGGCACTGGATCAGATGCTTGCCAAGGTCGCTGATTTCTACGAGATGGATGTAGAGAACACAGTGGACCGCCTGAAGTCGCTGCTTGAGCCGCTGCTCATTGCTTTCCTGGCAGGGGTTGTAGGAATTATAGTCGCTTCAATTATGCTACCGATGTTTAGTATTTACGGCAACATTTAG
- a CDS encoding DUF5057 domain-containing protein, which produces MKVVNRRRLLLMLCLPLSLILVVILWSMFSKIEADQTNYPVRLLEVTEDGTSQLTSLKSGIPDFTIVTMSMKKFVALRDDLDGQYDGIYIGKGTYSPVTLGNLKDKDVSVRSAAMNTSAIQNDITQLRAEDINKLFINKGLYVIFHEQTFLNQEKPDARKGILYQSFNPLRISATKKSNVLFVTDAGLTEFFNSLKKDSSKLKQRPQLQITNSSEISNYVPASTAGKIYAPGDKLKFNFSVSNTGDLTEHPLTAKLYINLDKSIALSEQQVVASVKVNKTNGSLEYILPRTFSGLLYWKLELSDPTSALQLKDFKRGSIRYRNEKTIVRVLQITPPGSSGSPIHESSLKKSINLNQDYLSNEDYKLDITVMNIDEFNSYIESSFANNHEYGLNGVYDMLLFGFRDEYYSKTIMKPLSITAVKEFINVSKQSAMFTHDTVINLYGSNTWVGNFKEITGQKEPVVNLGHNALNPSKKVTPVNDGLLMQYPFYLSQQNSNGIQTSIGDPKVAKTHNQYFTLDLEDRSVVPWYNIISESGDAVQRTPDDSWNHYYTYSKGNVTYSGTGHLFGSNLPSSESVFPEWEQKLFVNTMYRAFMGANHAPNITVYSPDHGAVIPSYQDKLTVSYSVADLDLKDRSLSTSLKFIVNGKELTSPDYTINNRRVGSEETITQTFKNPLSENGNIEIVITAQDDQGASASPVTIPLTVSKVESSLSINRIQSATKIGRDKLVTIDYSITPKTLRLEDVQPQYQGKNNLLISGLRYDEKFAPNLEFEGQSLPTGFTKTGSLREGYTIKGTFENITFQLVTVNGKQYYKPVNPHSSTEPLVYKFSLSFIPKAADKYVLDNSSISYDDIHTPEEPVTTEAPTVAPTIAATPTPTPTPVPTPVPTVAPPVFPGSTAPISALGIAKDYTVFMLKDIRYDNNSFQNKGRTAAGRNVKAQSFTLGDTLTDTVLVVGNDLYWGSWGGKISGKGYYGNNIEMYANLSPQERANITKGSPLDFTTIGSQLLNRSAYLGDLKGTEVKVTDGSDLIVTGKDPNLNIFNVMPSNLKNINLRSLKIDAPAGSTVLINIAGESIKFSNGSVSINGVSSNHTILNFYQAKSLTVESYGEINQSLLAPLASINLTGSFNGNIIGESLLTIGSSGISIGYLPFEGSLPEMPTATTAPTAVPTATVTPSATATATPVPTANATPTVMPTATPAPLSVTMKFLAINLEVIIEITSIEIRDEKILVDQELSLPSITTILPEDVDVKNRTLEWIVVSGKNFITSPSEGVIKGIAPGVVEIMAQAKDGSKTVSNTAKITVTAPTPPEPIRTIELTGEASGTANSSIDLTAVYTSNPVETDITYEWSVIDENGNKVDQYVTTAGSTSPMGTFNAPQSGTYIITVTAYSNTNKEGSPATKRVTITNPLRDFTLDSTSSVFVGRFIEMNAQDFTPENADAFDIHWSIVGDGGQYASLTKAPDDTDNTKYNLTGIKAKDSITVSVTAGGITKIKEIRIEPLVLTDIQFTGTIVEMNVGESRYLDQLLWFSPREIALNDVRNQLDWTSTFPGIASFQSPVTSDNRGKITAHKSGSTLVTVQYANNPQIKTTILVKVYPLDTDDRY; this is translated from the coding sequence GTGAAGGTCGTGAACAGAAGAAGACTGTTGCTTATGCTTTGCCTTCCATTGTCCTTAATATTGGTTGTTATCCTCTGGAGTATGTTTTCCAAGATTGAAGCTGACCAGACCAACTACCCGGTTCGATTGCTTGAAGTCACTGAAGATGGTACAAGCCAGTTGACCTCCCTCAAGAGTGGAATCCCAGACTTTACAATTGTCACCATGAGCATGAAGAAGTTTGTTGCTCTACGCGATGATCTGGATGGACAATATGACGGCATCTACATAGGCAAGGGTACCTATAGTCCTGTTACCTTGGGCAACCTTAAGGATAAGGATGTCTCTGTACGCTCCGCAGCCATGAATACCTCGGCAATCCAGAATGATATTACGCAGCTCCGTGCGGAGGATATCAATAAGCTCTTTATTAATAAGGGCCTGTATGTCATTTTTCATGAACAGACCTTTTTGAACCAGGAGAAGCCTGACGCCCGTAAAGGAATTCTCTATCAGTCTTTTAATCCTTTGCGCATCTCTGCAACGAAGAAGAGCAATGTTCTATTTGTGACTGATGCAGGATTAACTGAATTTTTCAATAGTCTGAAAAAAGACAGCTCCAAGCTGAAGCAGCGCCCACAACTGCAGATTACGAACAGCAGTGAGATCAGCAATTACGTTCCGGCTTCCACAGCAGGAAAGATTTATGCGCCCGGCGACAAATTGAAATTCAACTTCAGCGTCAGCAATACGGGAGATCTTACGGAACATCCTCTTACAGCCAAGTTATATATTAATCTGGATAAATCAATTGCTTTGAGCGAACAGCAGGTCGTAGCGTCTGTGAAAGTGAATAAAACGAACGGCAGTCTGGAGTATATTCTTCCCCGGACCTTCTCGGGTCTGTTGTACTGGAAGCTTGAGCTTAGTGATCCTACCAGCGCTCTGCAATTAAAAGATTTTAAACGCGGGAGCATCCGTTACCGCAATGAGAAGACGATTGTAAGAGTCTTGCAGATTACACCGCCGGGTTCCAGTGGTTCTCCTATACATGAGAGTAGTCTAAAAAAATCAATTAACCTGAATCAGGATTATTTGAGTAATGAGGATTACAAACTGGATATTACCGTTATGAATATCGATGAATTCAATAGTTATATTGAGAGCAGCTTTGCCAACAATCACGAATATGGACTCAATGGCGTCTATGATATGCTGTTATTTGGTTTCCGGGATGAATATTACTCAAAGACAATAATGAAGCCATTATCAATCACAGCAGTAAAGGAATTCATTAACGTATCCAAGCAAAGTGCTATGTTCACACATGATACGGTCATCAACCTCTACGGAAGCAACACTTGGGTGGGCAATTTCAAAGAGATTACCGGTCAGAAAGAGCCCGTTGTTAACCTTGGTCATAATGCGCTTAATCCATCCAAAAAGGTGACGCCAGTGAACGATGGTCTGCTCATGCAGTACCCTTTTTACCTGAGTCAGCAGAATAGCAATGGTATTCAGACCAGCATTGGCGACCCCAAAGTTGCCAAAACCCATAACCAATACTTCACTTTGGACCTGGAAGACCGTTCAGTTGTGCCATGGTATAACATTATCAGTGAATCCGGCGATGCAGTTCAGCGGACTCCTGATGACAGCTGGAACCATTACTACACCTACTCCAAAGGAAATGTAACCTATTCAGGAACCGGCCACCTTTTCGGGTCCAACCTTCCCAGCAGTGAGTCAGTCTTCCCGGAATGGGAACAGAAGCTTTTTGTTAACACGATGTACAGAGCATTTATGGGTGCTAATCACGCTCCTAATATCACAGTATATTCACCTGATCATGGAGCGGTAATCCCCTCCTATCAGGATAAGCTGACAGTAAGCTATTCAGTAGCCGACCTGGATTTGAAGGACCGCAGTTTGAGCACTAGCCTGAAATTTATAGTGAACGGTAAAGAACTAACCAGCCCGGACTATACTATCAACAATCGGCGTGTTGGATCTGAAGAGACCATTACGCAGACCTTCAAGAACCCGCTTAGCGAGAACGGCAACATTGAAATTGTGATCACAGCACAAGATGACCAGGGAGCATCAGCTTCGCCCGTTACCATCCCCTTAACTGTTTCAAAGGTAGAATCTTCATTGTCCATAAACAGAATCCAGTCCGCTACCAAAATAGGCAGAGACAAGCTGGTAACGATAGACTACAGCATTACTCCAAAAACATTACGTTTGGAGGACGTCCAACCTCAATATCAAGGAAAAAATAACTTATTGATTTCCGGCCTGCGCTATGATGAGAAGTTTGCTCCAAACCTGGAATTTGAAGGACAATCATTACCTACAGGATTCACCAAGACCGGAAGTCTACGCGAAGGTTACACCATAAAGGGAACTTTTGAGAACATTACTTTCCAGTTAGTCACGGTAAATGGGAAGCAATATTATAAGCCGGTTAATCCCCACAGTTCCACGGAGCCGCTTGTATATAAATTTTCCCTAAGCTTCATACCTAAGGCAGCAGATAAGTATGTATTGGATAACTCCAGTATTAGCTATGACGATATTCATACACCTGAAGAACCTGTAACTACCGAAGCCCCTACAGTGGCTCCAACTATTGCTGCAACGCCTACACCAACACCAACGCCAGTGCCGACTCCGGTTCCGACTGTAGCTCCTCCAGTGTTCCCGGGCTCAACAGCCCCTATTTCGGCGCTTGGGATTGCTAAGGATTACACCGTCTTTATGCTGAAAGACATACGCTATGATAACAATAGCTTTCAGAACAAGGGACGAACTGCTGCCGGAAGGAACGTAAAAGCACAGTCCTTTACTTTGGGTGATACACTAACTGATACTGTTTTGGTTGTAGGCAATGACTTGTACTGGGGCTCATGGGGCGGAAAAATTTCAGGCAAGGGTTACTACGGTAATAATATTGAAATGTATGCCAACCTATCACCACAAGAAAGAGCAAATATTACGAAGGGCTCTCCGTTGGATTTTACTACTATTGGCTCTCAGCTTCTAAACCGCTCTGCATATCTGGGAGATTTAAAAGGTACGGAGGTTAAGGTTACCGATGGAAGCGACCTTATAGTTACTGGAAAGGATCCGAATCTAAACATCTTCAATGTAATGCCAAGTAATCTGAAAAATATTAATCTGCGCAGTCTCAAAATTGATGCTCCGGCAGGCTCAACGGTACTGATTAATATTGCTGGAGAATCAATTAAGTTTTCAAATGGCAGTGTATCTATAAACGGAGTGAGTAGCAACCATACAATCCTCAATTTCTATCAAGCCAAATCATTGACAGTGGAAAGCTACGGCGAGATCAACCAGTCACTCCTAGCCCCACTAGCTAGTATCAATCTTACTGGGAGCTTCAACGGAAATATTATTGGTGAATCTCTGCTGACTATTGGATCTAGTGGAATTTCAATAGGTTATCTACCTTTTGAAGGCTCGTTGCCTGAAATGCCCACCGCTACCACTGCACCAACCGCAGTCCCTACAGCGACAGTTACTCCGTCCGCAACAGCGACGGCTACGCCTGTGCCTACTGCTAATGCCACACCGACAGTAATGCCAACTGCTACTCCGGCCCCGCTAAGTGTGACTATGAAGTTCCTTGCTATTAATCTGGAAGTAATTATTGAAATTACATCCATTGAGATACGCGATGAGAAGATACTGGTTGACCAAGAGTTGTCGCTCCCGTCCATAACTACAATTCTGCCTGAAGATGTAGATGTAAAGAACCGGACGCTTGAATGGATCGTCGTCAGCGGCAAAAACTTCATTACATCGCCAAGTGAAGGTGTCATCAAAGGAATTGCGCCGGGTGTAGTAGAGATTATGGCCCAAGCTAAAGATGGGAGCAAAACTGTCAGCAATACAGCCAAGATCACTGTGACTGCCCCAACCCCTCCTGAGCCGATACGCACCATTGAGCTTACTGGGGAAGCTTCAGGAACTGCCAACTCTTCAATTGACCTGACAGCTGTATATACCAGCAATCCGGTTGAGACGGATATAACCTATGAGTGGTCAGTAATAGACGAGAATGGCAACAAAGTTGATCAATATGTGACAACGGCAGGTTCAACTTCACCTATGGGAACCTTCAATGCTCCGCAAAGTGGAACTTATATCATCACAGTTACTGCCTACAGTAATACTAATAAGGAGGGCTCCCCAGCCACCAAGAGAGTTACCATTACCAACCCATTAAGGGACTTTACACTCGATAGTACCAGCAGTGTTTTTGTTGGCCGATTCATTGAGATGAATGCACAGGACTTCACCCCTGAAAACGCAGATGCTTTCGATATCCATTGGAGCATAGTTGGAGATGGCGGTCAGTATGCAAGCCTAACTAAAGCTCCAGACGATACGGATAACACCAAGTATAATTTAACTGGCATCAAGGCAAAAGATTCTATCACTGTTTCAGTTACGGCAGGAGGTATCACTAAGATTAAGGAGATTAGGATTGAGCCTCTGGTTCTTACGGATATCCAGTTTACAGGCACTATAGTCGAAATGAATGTTGGCGAATCCAGATACCTGGATCAGCTTCTCTGGTTCTCACCTAGAGAAATCGCTCTGAATGATGTACGGAATCAATTGGACTGGACAAGTACCTTCCCGGGCATCGCCTCCTTCCAAAGCCCTGTTACTTCCGACAATCGGGGGAAAATCACTGCACACAAAAGCGGAAGCACATTGGTAACCGTCCAGTATGCAAATAATCCTCAGATCAAAACAACAATCCTCGTCAAAGTCTATCCGCTTGATACAGATGATCGTTACTAA